In one window of Paraflavitalea soli DNA:
- a CDS encoding M56 family metallopeptidase, with translation MMHYITNVGLILAGCLIFYKLLLQKETFFRANRWILLTCLLTSFWLPLLQVPQQWSFRKASTIVVDDPATEQPAVNNTFIVPQQSAPVAPVTTTNTATTTNNIREDKSSAITWQQVLTWATWLYWFGVAVFAINFLVQLFTLLYRAYTRPVIRDGRFRIVELAGDKAPCSFWNNIFINPEKYDWETYNQILQHEKIHIEQRHSLDLLLAELVIIFQWFNPFAWQYRKALENNLEYLTDDQLVNHIQVEKTSYQMSLLKVSAPHFPLNLTTNYNQSLLKKRIAMMNVKKSNVHTAWKYCFLLPLLVFLVCLLNEPVAYAHAPVADKKEKSSPMHNENIDTEGLWFATIKKNEVSIQFKNDGDDNSTNSTTFPLSDLGELPRDKAGTFTVTREAGSVQFSGRFEGDQGMGRYKFTSNATYAEAMRQEGIDLRNDKDIMVFFLVNISGSYVKMLKHNGYTELDRNDVIPLAALKVDEPWIQSIRKSGIGELTPQNLIPLKALNVTGDYIAEIRKAGYPNVTASQLISFKSQGIDGKYIADVRSAAALPSKVKPGAGEKPETKERKEKAEGKEKAETDEKPEREEVSANDIIAIKSLNIDPAYIRSLKEVGFDNLANHQLIAMKGQGITAEYIKGLQASGFKSLSANDIISIKALNIKPEYILSIKEAGYPNADPNQLIAMKSQGITAEYIRGLKAAGFKDLSANDVIAVKSQNITPEYIRSFEALGYKNISATDAIPLKSLHVTPEYVKSFLDMGYKNFSLNEAVAFKAQDITPAVVKEYTTLGFDNLSLNDVLAAKATGTTPAFITSMKQKGHNLKTLNKYITLKSVIE, from the coding sequence ATGATGCATTATATTACCAACGTAGGACTCATCCTCGCAGGATGCCTCATCTTTTACAAGCTCCTCCTGCAAAAGGAAACTTTCTTCCGGGCCAACCGGTGGATCCTTCTCACCTGCCTGCTTACCTCCTTCTGGTTACCCCTGCTGCAGGTGCCCCAGCAATGGTCCTTCCGCAAGGCCAGTACCATCGTGGTGGATGACCCCGCTACAGAACAGCCCGCTGTCAACAACACGTTCATTGTACCACAGCAGTCTGCCCCTGTCGCGCCCGTTACTACCACCAATACCGCTACTACTACCAATAATATCCGGGAAGACAAGTCGTCTGCCATTACCTGGCAGCAGGTTCTTACCTGGGCCACCTGGCTTTATTGGTTTGGTGTAGCCGTATTCGCCATTAACTTCCTGGTACAACTCTTTACCCTCCTGTACCGTGCTTACACAAGGCCCGTCATCCGCGATGGCCGCTTCAGGATCGTAGAACTTGCAGGCGATAAAGCCCCCTGCTCTTTCTGGAACAATATCTTTATCAACCCCGAAAAGTATGACTGGGAAACCTATAACCAGATATTGCAGCACGAAAAGATACATATAGAGCAACGCCATAGCCTCGACCTCCTGCTGGCCGAACTCGTCATCATCTTTCAATGGTTTAACCCCTTTGCCTGGCAATACCGCAAAGCCCTGGAAAATAACCTGGAGTATTTGACCGACGATCAGTTGGTAAACCATATCCAGGTAGAAAAGACATCTTACCAGATGAGCCTGCTCAAAGTATCCGCCCCCCATTTCCCTTTAAACCTGACCACTAATTATAATCAATCACTCCTTAAAAAAAGGATAGCCATGATGAACGTTAAAAAATCAAATGTACACACCGCCTGGAAGTACTGCTTCCTGCTGCCCCTGCTCGTTTTCCTCGTATGCCTGCTCAACGAGCCCGTAGCTTATGCCCATGCACCCGTTGCAGATAAGAAAGAGAAAAGCAGCCCGATGCACAATGAGAACATTGATACCGAAGGCCTGTGGTTTGCCACGATCAAAAAGAATGAAGTATCTATCCAGTTTAAAAATGATGGAGATGATAATTCTACCAACAGCACTACCTTCCCCCTCAGTGATCTTGGTGAACTTCCCCGCGACAAAGCAGGTACTTTTACAGTGACCCGCGAAGCTGGCTCCGTGCAGTTCTCCGGTCGTTTTGAAGGCGACCAGGGCATGGGCCGTTACAAGTTTACCTCCAATGCCACTTATGCCGAAGCCATGCGCCAAGAGGGAATAGACCTGCGCAACGATAAGGATATAATGGTGTTCTTCCTTGTCAACATCTCCGGCTCCTATGTGAAAATGCTGAAGCATAACGGCTATACAGAACTGGACAGGAATGATGTCATTCCCCTGGCCGCACTGAAAGTAGATGAACCCTGGATACAGTCCATCAGGAAGAGCGGCATTGGAGAGTTGACGCCACAAAACCTCATCCCTTTAAAAGCCCTCAATGTTACCGGCGATTATATCGCCGAGATCCGCAAGGCCGGTTATCCCAATGTAACTGCCAGCCAGCTCATTTCTTTTAAATCCCAGGGCATCGATGGCAAATACATTGCTGATGTACGCAGCGCCGCCGCATTGCCCTCAAAAGTAAAACCGGGAGCGGGAGAAAAGCCCGAAACCAAAGAAAGAAAGGAAAAAGCCGAGGGAAAAGAAAAGGCTGAGACCGATGAAAAGCCGGAACGTGAGGAAGTTTCCGCCAATGATATCATCGCCATCAAATCCCTGAACATAGACCCTGCCTATATACGCTCCCTGAAAGAAGTAGGTTTTGATAACCTGGCCAATCACCAACTGATAGCCATGAAAGGCCAGGGAATTACCGCTGAATACATCAAAGGTTTGCAGGCATCTGGCTTCAAAAGCCTTTCAGCCAACGACATCATTTCCATCAAAGCGCTTAATATTAAGCCCGAATACATTCTTTCTATTAAAGAAGCTGGATACCCCAATGCTGATCCCAATCAGTTAATTGCGATGAAGTCCCAGGGCATCACCGCTGAATATATCAGGGGATTGAAGGCTGCCGGCTTTAAAGACCTTTCCGCCAATGATGTCATTGCCGTTAAATCACAAAACATTACCCCTGAATATATACGGTCTTTTGAGGCCCTGGGATACAAAAATATCTCAGCTACCGATGCCATACCCTTGAAATCCCTGCATGTAACCCCTGAATATGTTAAGTCCTTCCTGGACATGGGCTACAAGAATTTCTCCCTCAATGAGGCAGTCGCTTTTAAAGCGCAGGACATTACCCCTGCTGTGGTAAAAGAATATACTACGTTGGGTTTTGACAACCTTTCCCTCAATGATGTATTGGCGGCAAAAGCTACAGGCACTACGCCGGCATTCATTACTTCCATGAAACAAAAAGGGCATAACCTCAAAACCCTCAATAAATACATTACCCTGAAAAGTGTGATTGAATAA
- a CDS encoding BlaI/MecI/CopY family transcriptional regulator, translating into MVKLAKREEQIMIVFWDLKKAFIRDIIPHLPDPKPHYNSVATMVKILEDKGFLSHEAVGNMYQYFPVVDREDYQKHAIKDIVSQYFDNSYPRMLAFFAKEQNLSEEELSEIVNIIKTKKK; encoded by the coding sequence ATGGTAAAACTCGCTAAAAGGGAAGAGCAGATCATGATTGTTTTCTGGGACCTGAAAAAAGCGTTCATACGCGATATCATCCCCCACCTGCCCGATCCCAAACCCCATTATAATAGTGTGGCCACCATGGTGAAGATCCTCGAAGACAAAGGTTTTCTGAGCCATGAAGCCGTAGGCAATATGTACCAGTACTTTCCCGTGGTCGACCGGGAAGATTATCAGAAACATGCTATCAAAGACATCGTGAGCCAGTACTTTGATAATTCCTATCCACGCATGCTCGCCTTTTTTGCCAAAGAACAAAACCTTTCAGAAGAAGAACTCAGTGAAATAGTGAACATCATTAAAACCAAAAAGAAATGA
- a CDS encoding metallophosphoesterase family protein: MRSQSVKKTGRFSRRDFIATTATAAMALAIPARALSSLKGMARPVKVGVITDLHQDIMHDGITRMRAFVQHMRQVRPDAILQMGDFAVPGDKNKEVIDLFNQAHRNRLHVIGNHDTDAGFTKAQCISTWGMSNRYYTQKVDDITFIVLDGNDTGSPSYTSGYPAYINEEQQVWLQERLREIKGPIIVVSHQPLAGPVAVDNAEVIQDILSTAADKILVALNGHTHIDAQYEVKDINYVHLNSASYFWIGGKFSHDSYAKEIIQAHPLIASTCPYQDPLFTTMTIDPLRSLITFEGRQSTWVGKSPMDLGYDGPYKLETVTPSISGRKILKRGKEA; this comes from the coding sequence ATGCGCAGTCAGTCAGTTAAAAAAACAGGTCGTTTCTCCCGCCGCGATTTTATTGCTACTACTGCCACGGCAGCTATGGCACTCGCCATTCCTGCCCGCGCCCTGAGCTCGCTGAAGGGCATGGCAAGACCGGTGAAAGTGGGTGTGATCACAGACCTGCACCAGGATATTATGCATGATGGTATTACGCGGATGAGGGCCTTCGTACAACATATGCGACAAGTAAGGCCGGATGCCATACTTCAAATGGGGGACTTTGCTGTTCCCGGCGATAAGAATAAAGAAGTGATCGACCTGTTTAACCAGGCGCATCGCAACCGGCTGCATGTGATCGGCAACCATGATACGGATGCCGGCTTTACGAAAGCGCAATGTATCAGCACCTGGGGTATGTCCAACCGCTACTATACGCAAAAGGTAGATGACATCACCTTCATTGTACTGGATGGGAATGATACGGGCTCCCCTTCTTATACCAGCGGCTACCCGGCTTATATCAACGAGGAACAACAGGTATGGCTACAGGAAAGGCTGCGGGAGATTAAAGGACCTATTATTGTTGTATCACACCAGCCGCTGGCGGGGCCTGTAGCAGTTGACAATGCGGAAGTGATACAGGATATACTCAGCACAGCAGCAGACAAAATACTGGTAGCGCTTAATGGGCATACTCATATCGATGCACAATATGAAGTAAAAGATATCAATTATGTACACCTCAATTCGGCTTCTTACTTCTGGATAGGGGGTAAATTCTCGCACGACAGTTACGCTAAAGAAATCATACAGGCGCATCCACTCATTGCCAGCACCTGCCCTTACCAGGACCCTTTGTTTACCACGATGACAATCGATCCGCTGCGGTCACTGATCACTTTTGAAGGCCGGCAAAGTACCTGGGTGGGAAAATCTCCGATGGATCTGGGCTATGACGGACCGTATAAATTAGAGACGGTAACACCTTCCATCAGTGGGCGGAAGATATTGAAACGGGGGAAAGAGGCTTAG
- a CDS encoding sugar phosphate isomerase/epimerase family protein has translation MKRLLMIALLFVSIFSFAQSSNTELLLPDSLGWKLGSQAYTFRLFSLEEALIKMKSIGLKYVELFPGQKITKNGTATTAFTATAEDKALIKKLLKDNGIKAICYGVVSGKNEEEWRAIFEFAKELGLEHITTEPPMNQLETLDKFCKEYNIRAALHNHPVPAVYWHPSILLDQLKNRSNMIGVCGDIGHWVRSGLDPIACIKALQGRIWAFHVKDLHIFGSKAAHDVPWGTGVSNIAGVLNELKQQGFKGYFSVEYEYLWENNLPVVQESTQYFMRVAKRINAGN, from the coding sequence ATGAAACGTCTCTTAATGATCGCCCTGCTTTTTGTAAGCATCTTTTCCTTTGCCCAGTCGTCCAATACAGAACTATTGCTGCCCGATTCCCTGGGTTGGAAACTCGGCAGCCAGGCCTACACTTTCCGCTTGTTCAGCCTGGAAGAAGCCCTTATTAAAATGAAGAGCATTGGACTGAAATATGTAGAACTCTTCCCCGGCCAGAAGATCACTAAAAATGGTACCGCCACTACCGCCTTTACTGCTACAGCAGAAGACAAGGCCCTGATTAAAAAACTATTAAAAGACAATGGCATCAAGGCCATCTGTTATGGTGTGGTAAGTGGCAAGAATGAAGAGGAGTGGAGGGCCATCTTTGAATTTGCCAAAGAGCTGGGCCTCGAGCACATTACTACCGAGCCCCCCATGAACCAGTTGGAAACACTTGATAAATTCTGCAAGGAATACAATATACGCGCTGCATTGCACAACCATCCTGTGCCTGCAGTTTACTGGCATCCTTCCATCTTGCTCGATCAACTGAAGAACCGCAGCAATATGATCGGCGTTTGTGGTGATATCGGCCATTGGGTACGCTCAGGACTTGATCCCATTGCCTGTATCAAGGCCTTGCAGGGAAGGATATGGGCTTTTCATGTGAAGGACCTCCATATATTCGGATCGAAGGCTGCTCATGATGTACCCTGGGGTACCGGCGTAAGCAATATCGCAGGCGTATTAAATGAACTGAAACAACAAGGTTTCAAAGGATATTTTTCGGTGGAATACGAATACCTGTGGGAAAACAACCTGCCCGTAGTACAGGAAAGCACCCAGTATTTTATGCGTGTTGCCAAAAGGATCAACGCCGGGAACTAA
- a CDS encoding type II toxin-antitoxin system RelE/ParE family toxin has product MKYRNIYDPVALVEYKEAVEWYKDRSIVAAENLVKEVAEMIATICKDPFRFRNVYNVFRETALKRYPYTIVYFVDEKKKKVIITSVFHNKRDPDKKYRKH; this is encoded by the coding sequence ATGAAGTACCGGAATATCTATGATCCGGTAGCATTGGTGGAATATAAAGAGGCTGTGGAATGGTATAAAGACAGGAGTATAGTGGCAGCAGAAAACCTTGTAAAGGAAGTAGCAGAAATGATCGCCACCATCTGTAAAGATCCTTTCCGGTTCAGAAATGTATACAATGTTTTTAGGGAAACTGCATTAAAAAGATACCCTTACACGATTGTTTACTTCGTAGACGAAAAGAAGAAGAAGGTAATCATCACTTCTGTATTTCATAACAAAAGGGATCCCGATAAGAAATACCGTAAGCACTAA
- a CDS encoding glutamate--tRNA ligase family protein, which translates to MAGELHFNRTRIAPTPSGFLHLGNVLSFVITVAWARKTGASILLRIDDLDRERYQPRYVQDIFDTLYFLELPWDEGPRDLTDFEQHYSQVHRLPLYQEALQVLGNHGPVYTCTCSRSTIHGVTTNSAYPGTCRNKYYPLDTAQANWRLYTGDSKPLEIRTLPQGTMTTTLPPSMEDFVVRKKDGMPAYQLTSIVDDLHFGVDLIVRGADLWPCTIAQHYLASQLPANSFHQTAFFHHALLTNAAGAKLSKSAGDTSIQSLRKGHNNSSAIYGLLSRTLGLQEQAHNWETLAEQLPDMLHQPHGINE; encoded by the coding sequence ATGGCCGGGGAATTACATTTCAACAGAACGAGGATTGCACCAACACCCAGTGGTTTCTTACACCTGGGCAATGTGTTGTCGTTTGTGATCACGGTAGCATGGGCACGGAAAACAGGGGCAAGCATCCTGCTGCGCATCGATGATCTTGACCGCGAAAGGTATCAACCCCGGTACGTGCAGGACATCTTTGATACGCTGTATTTCCTGGAGCTGCCCTGGGATGAAGGTCCACGCGACCTGACTGACTTTGAGCAGCACTATAGTCAGGTACACCGCCTGCCGCTTTACCAGGAAGCCTTACAGGTGTTGGGCAACCATGGGCCGGTATATACCTGCACCTGTTCGCGCTCCACAATACACGGTGTTACTACCAACAGCGCCTATCCCGGCACCTGCCGCAATAAATACTATCCGCTGGATACAGCACAGGCCAACTGGCGGTTGTATACGGGTGATAGCAAGCCGCTGGAGATACGGACATTGCCGCAGGGAACTATGACCACTACCCTACCGCCTTCTATGGAAGATTTTGTGGTACGCAAAAAAGATGGAATGCCGGCTTATCAACTTACCTCGATCGTAGATGACCTGCATTTTGGTGTGGACCTTATTGTACGAGGGGCCGACCTGTGGCCTTGCACGATCGCCCAGCATTACCTGGCCTCGCAACTACCTGCCAATAGTTTTCACCAAACAGCTTTCTTTCACCATGCGCTGCTGACGAATGCAGCTGGCGCTAAGCTGTCTAAGTCAGCGGGAGATACTTCCATTCAATCGCTCAGGAAAGGACATAATAATTCTTCTGCTATTTATGGTTTACTCAGCAGGACGCTTGGCCTTCAGGAACAAGCTCATAACTGGGAAACGCTGGCAGAACAATTGCCGGACATGCTGCATCAGCCCCATGGAATTAATGAGTAG
- a CDS encoding winged helix-turn-helix domain-containing protein, producing MKKPIKALLKKGHYKVSGSLWIEGNGTRFWGPGPVELLEHIETTGSINQAAKQMGMSYKKAWEIVNRLNTMTTSPVVITATGGEKGGGSSISAEAKEMIAYHHQLRERFQAFLEQETKALGDQQMHATKR from the coding sequence ATGAAAAAGCCAATAAAAGCCCTGCTCAAAAAGGGGCACTATAAGGTAAGCGGCAGCCTTTGGATCGAAGGCAATGGCACGCGCTTTTGGGGACCAGGGCCGGTAGAATTGCTGGAGCATATTGAAACAACAGGTTCTATCAACCAGGCGGCCAAACAGATGGGCATGTCCTACAAAAAAGCCTGGGAAATTGTAAACAGGCTCAACACGATGACCACCAGCCCGGTGGTGATCACGGCTACGGGGGGTGAGAAAGGGGGAGGTTCTTCCATTTCAGCGGAAGCAAAAGAAATGATCGCTTATCACCACCAGTTGCGCGAACGCTTCCAGGCCTTTCTGGAACAGGAGACGAAGGCGTTGGGAGACCAGCAGATGCATGCAACAAAGCGGTAG
- a CDS encoding cytochrome-c peroxidase: MKRPIVYTGCILFMVACLSAMSVHRQMAKPLKPDYPSYFGNRIFIPADNPLTEEGVQLGRFLFYETKLSANNRISCAHCHQQERAFTDGLAFSTGVDGTLTMRNSMSLANLLWIRNFFWDGRAQGLEAQAQVPLTDTHEMGQPLATAAEKLQKTKNYPALFSKAFGTPVITGDRILKALAQFERTLISANSTYDQYLRGSYHPTAAELNGINLFFTNPNAATNVRGAACAHCHGGPKTFSELFHNNGLDSVPKDDGRATITGQSIDKGRFRVATLRNIALTAPYMHDGRFTTLEAVVDHYNEHIQQSPTLSVFLQNNQPGMRGSQLGLTASEKKDLIAFLHMLTDSSFITDQRFSNPFK, from the coding sequence ATGAAGCGCCCCATTGTTTATACAGGATGCATTCTTTTTATGGTGGCCTGTTTGTCGGCCATGAGTGTCCACAGGCAAATGGCCAAACCATTGAAACCGGACTATCCCTCCTATTTCGGCAACCGGATATTTATTCCTGCAGATAACCCGCTGACGGAAGAAGGGGTGCAGCTAGGCAGGTTTTTATTTTATGAAACAAAGTTGTCGGCCAATAACCGTATTTCCTGTGCGCATTGTCACCAACAGGAACGTGCTTTTACAGATGGGCTGGCATTCAGCACGGGTGTAGATGGCACCTTAACAATGCGCAACAGCATGTCATTGGCCAACCTGTTGTGGATACGTAATTTCTTTTGGGATGGAAGGGCGCAGGGGCTTGAAGCACAGGCGCAGGTTCCGCTCACTGACACGCATGAAATGGGACAACCGCTGGCAACCGCTGCTGAAAAATTACAAAAGACTAAAAACTATCCCGCACTTTTCAGCAAGGCCTTTGGCACTCCGGTGATCACAGGCGATCGTATCCTCAAAGCGCTGGCACAGTTTGAGCGAACGCTGATCTCGGCCAACTCCACCTACGACCAATACCTGCGGGGCAGCTACCACCCTACAGCGGCTGAATTAAATGGTATCAACCTGTTTTTTACGAATCCCAACGCTGCCACCAATGTACGGGGAGCGGCCTGCGCACACTGTCATGGTGGTCCTAAAACATTCAGTGAACTGTTTCACAACAATGGGCTGGACAGTGTGCCGAAAGACGACGGACGGGCCACCATCACGGGCCAATCTATTGACAAAGGAAGGTTCAGGGTAGCCACGCTTCGGAATATAGCCCTTACGGCGCCCTATATGCACGATGGCCGCTTTACCACGCTGGAAGCAGTGGTGGATCATTACAATGAACACATTCAGCAAAGCCCTACGTTGAGTGTATTCCTGCAAAACAACCAGCCAGGCATGCGTGGCAGTCAGCTGGGCTTAACTGCTTCAGAGAAGAAAGACCTCATCGCCTTTCTTCATATGCTCACGGATTCTTCTTTCATCACTGATCAACGTTTTTCCAATCCTTTTAAATAA
- a CDS encoding molybdopterin-dependent oxidoreductase — MKTGCLYIILLLVCFSLHTVQAQVKEAPAFIKVTGEVKTPLQLTMTDLTKMKATMATLKDRDGIDHRYTGIAVQDILNQAGVTTGKELRGENLSKYLLVRCADGYEVVFSLAELDSAFTDRTVILAYEVDSKPLAADKGPFRLVVPGEKKPARSCMQVVELVVRFAKE; from the coding sequence ATGAAAACTGGCTGCCTTTATATAATACTGCTGCTTGTCTGCTTCTCTTTGCACACGGTACAGGCACAGGTAAAAGAAGCTCCCGCTTTTATAAAAGTAACGGGAGAAGTGAAAACACCCTTACAGCTTACGATGACGGACCTCACAAAGATGAAAGCGACTATGGCCACGCTGAAAGACCGGGATGGCATTGATCATAGGTATACAGGCATAGCAGTGCAGGATATTCTCAACCAGGCAGGCGTAACTACGGGTAAAGAGTTGCGCGGAGAAAACCTGTCGAAATACCTGCTGGTGCGTTGTGCAGACGGGTATGAAGTAGTGTTCTCGCTGGCCGAACTGGACTCTGCCTTTACGGACAGAACGGTGATCCTGGCGTATGAAGTGGACAGCAAACCGCTGGCAGCAGATAAAGGACCTTTCCGCCTGGTAGTACCGGGTGAAAAAAAGCCGGCCCGCAGCTGCATGCAGGTGGTTGAATTGGTGGTAAGGTTTGCGAAGGAATAA
- a CDS encoding copper resistance protein NlpE N-terminal domain-containing protein — MKKITFIYLLVLAGIVFLQCNTPSPATNKNATDTAHNSQNALDWDGIYRGVLPCADCPGIQTTIYLNRDLSFLKKTKYLGKPDTAFELSGKFTWNTAGNTITLNDAGQAISYLVGENTLTQLDMSGSKITGNLAPNYILSKSNFAILERYWKLVELNGKPVLVDSTFIKEPHIVLKDAGNRITGNGGCNGFSGTFEVGPLNGITFSKMVSTEIACPQLDLESQFLNALQLADNFTISADNLVLNKARMAPLARFKSVSHAQ; from the coding sequence ATGAAGAAGATCACGTTCATCTACCTGCTCGTGTTGGCCGGTATTGTTTTTCTCCAATGTAATACGCCCTCTCCTGCAACGAATAAAAATGCTACGGATACTGCACACAATAGTCAAAATGCGCTGGATTGGGATGGCATTTACCGGGGAGTATTGCCCTGTGCAGATTGTCCGGGTATACAAACGACGATCTATCTGAACAGGGACCTGAGTTTCCTCAAAAAGACAAAATACCTGGGCAAGCCGGATACTGCCTTTGAGTTATCGGGCAAGTTTACCTGGAATACAGCAGGCAATACGATCACGCTCAATGATGCTGGCCAGGCAATCAGTTACCTGGTGGGAGAAAATACGCTTACACAGCTGGATATGAGTGGCTCAAAGATCACGGGGAACTTAGCCCCCAATTATATCCTGAGCAAATCAAATTTTGCCATCCTGGAAAGGTATTGGAAGCTGGTAGAACTGAATGGCAAACCAGTACTGGTAGACAGCACTTTCATTAAGGAACCGCATATCGTGCTAAAAGATGCAGGTAACCGGATCACAGGCAATGGCGGGTGCAACGGATTTTCAGGCACCTTTGAGGTAGGGCCGCTTAACGGCATCACCTTCTCTAAAATGGTCTCTACGGAAATAGCCTGCCCGCAGCTGGACCTGGAATCACAATTCCTGAATGCCTTGCAATTGGCGGATAACTTCACGATCTCGGCCGACAATCTCGTATTGAACAAGGCGCGGATGGCTCCGTTAGCCAGGTTTAAATCAGTCTCTCATGCACAATAG
- the xth gene encoding exodeoxyribonuclease III has product MKIATYNVNGVNGRLPVLLRWLEESAPDVVCLQELKAPQEKFPEQAIKDAGYHAIWHGQKSWNGVAILARHELPKEITRVLPGDAEDSHSRYIEATVNGIVVGCLYLPNGNPAPGPKFDYKLSWFERLAVHAKTLLAQKKPVVLAGDYNVMPTELDVYKPERWVDDALFRPETRAAFAKLAAQGWTDALRTLHPNEKIYTFWDYFRNAYGRDAGLRIDHFLLSPQIAGKLKAAGVDRHVRGWEKTSDHAPVWIEIS; this is encoded by the coding sequence ATGAAAATAGCCACCTATAATGTGAATGGAGTGAACGGCAGATTACCGGTATTGCTTCGCTGGCTCGAGGAATCAGCACCTGATGTAGTGTGTCTGCAGGAACTCAAAGCACCACAAGAGAAATTTCCGGAGCAGGCCATCAAAGATGCAGGCTATCACGCCATCTGGCATGGACAAAAGAGTTGGAATGGTGTCGCCATCCTGGCCCGCCATGAGCTACCCAAAGAAATAACCAGGGTGCTTCCCGGTGACGCGGAAGACAGTCATAGCCGGTATATCGAGGCTACTGTCAATGGTATTGTAGTTGGCTGTTTGTATCTTCCCAATGGCAACCCTGCGCCGGGGCCCAAGTTTGATTATAAGCTCAGCTGGTTTGAACGTTTGGCTGTTCATGCCAAAACGCTACTGGCGCAAAAGAAACCCGTAGTACTGGCGGGAGATTACAATGTGATGCCTACGGAACTGGATGTTTATAAGCCAGAACGCTGGGTGGATGATGCACTGTTCAGACCGGAAACGAGGGCGGCATTTGCAAAACTGGCGGCGCAAGGGTGGACAGATGCCTTACGCACGCTTCACCCCAATGAGAAGATCTATACTTTTTGGGATTATTTCCGGAATGCTTACGGCCGTGATGCGGGCTTACGTATTGATCATTTCTTATTAAGTCCACAAATAGCCGGCAAACTGAAAGCGGCCGGTGTAGACCGTCATGTACGGGGATGGGAAAAAACAAGTGATCACGCGCCTGTTTGGATTGAAATTTCATGA
- a CDS encoding DUF1801 domain-containing protein, with protein sequence MNSKLENYYLSKPEPYQGCLLALCQLILSTNPSIVHERKFQIPFFTYKGKKLGYLWLNRKKLMLGLCLDKSLQDVVPGIKPKDQYESFQIDPEEDLPVELITERLHYYLERIDQAK encoded by the coding sequence ATGAACAGCAAATTGGAAAATTACTACCTCAGTAAACCTGAGCCTTACCAGGGTTGCCTGCTGGCACTTTGCCAACTCATATTAAGCACGAACCCGTCCATTGTTCACGAGCGTAAATTCCAGATACCCTTCTTTACCTACAAAGGCAAAAAACTTGGCTACCTGTGGCTCAACAGGAAAAAACTCATGCTGGGGTTATGCCTTGACAAAAGTTTGCAGGATGTAGTGCCTGGCATCAAACCCAAAGACCAGTATGAATCTTTTCAAATTGATCCGGAGGAAGACCTGCCGGTGGAGTTGATCACAGAAAGGTTACACTACTACCTGGAACGAATAGACCAGGCAAAATAG
- a CDS encoding winged helix-turn-helix transcriptional regulator, translating into METLQAHLNSGKCMEALDAVDDAMYVIGGKWKLRIIIALADGKKRFNELQRILKGISARVLSAELKDLELNGFVKRLVDPSTAVVSVEYERTEYADTLHHIVRSLQEWGAMHKKKITQR; encoded by the coding sequence ATGGAAACTCTTCAGGCTCATCTTAATAGTGGCAAATGCATGGAAGCGCTCGATGCGGTAGACGATGCGATGTATGTAATTGGCGGCAAATGGAAATTAAGGATCATCATTGCATTGGCCGATGGAAAGAAAAGATTCAATGAATTACAAAGGATATTGAAGGGTATCTCTGCCCGGGTATTGTCCGCCGAGTTGAAAGACCTCGAGTTAAATGGATTTGTTAAGCGGCTGGTTGATCCATCAACTGCTGTCGTATCCGTGGAGTACGAACGTACAGAATATGCCGATACCCTACACCATATTGTCAGGTCCCTTCAGGAATGGGGAGCTATGCATAAAAAGAAGATCACCCAGCGCTGA